A genomic region of Phragmites australis chromosome 2, lpPhrAust1.1, whole genome shotgun sequence contains the following coding sequences:
- the LOC133908474 gene encoding uncharacterized protein LOC133908474, which yields MLPTKMAPHSSAACHLCVLFLLLSTATLSSAASTSDSSLCAIPSPAPMNIAAGKEETLRLLRSFQLNAGYFFGGEDIHFSKDESDDFSYVARSFSLVPHRVDRTNNSALLHVAATLTLSGGRARHLLGAHRRSHRYVGGHSVSFNLDGYYSNTTGELCMDGSGTYSEEDGSLEHLPDVVLHLRVPNPSSLSDPFVTGRVKGAGFEAISLVAFAEDDSYEYGKSASCWPSEPSSPARGAVQALGAKFSCAHLKEQLVSSYKLRYGGGAHASSASPLLRLQEQRMHVSQVQCTAGGAARAYVVFSNNTKMRGDLQLRPRFMVKEEAVVAEGRWDSTRGMLCLRACRLVHLGPTSLAVQPQECDIGMSFWFPGVWTIRDRSVVAGMLWNSSQAAGSKNAISAISASSIDVNNHRSNFSDVKYNYDYTIVEKAKNHYHNLKKKVKGSFPAANYTYQDFEFSFFTSLGHGDAYPVTIGPVMVYGDRLAADDSFSRHAVVNMDRELLDVSYDIRNYVHHAGWVRPKNESYPISFELRQITAEGVYDPKTGILCMIGCQELNGSTDCKILITVQFASIDAHAQDRGRGVISSLRDRTDPLFFEKMDIMFFGMYSEQMSEAISRMDLESIMLVISTTLPCVFTVLQILHTKRNPEASAATSITMLVVLALGYVYPLVLSSEALFVSRRRHYVPFWSYVPYELSQMMLRAPTLISFVLQLRLLQLAWSGRNSVADQSKAETSSAAERRALWICLPLYLFGGALTIIFHVINNRAAREDSLAVRIGPEPATLWEDLVSSAGLALDGFLLPQVVMNVFSGAGVRAISPWFYVGCTVVRAMPHIYDVIRIQGYMPSMKPSYVYAGPRDDRFGVAWDITVPCVTALLAVLLFLQQRRGGRGALLLRSRRPGGYEMVSTI from the coding sequence ATGCTCCCAACCAAAATGGCACCTCACAGCTCGGCCGCTTGCCACCTTtgcgtcctcttcctcctcctgtccACCGCCACCCTCTCCTCCGCTGCCTCCACCTCGGACTCCTCCCTCTGCGCAATCCCCTCCCCTGCTCCCATGAACATCGCAGCCGGCAAGGAGGAGACCCTCCGACTCCTCCGCTCCTTCCAGCTCAACGCCGGCTACTTCTTTGGCGGCGAAGACATCCACTTCTCTAAAGATGAGAGCGACGACTTTTCCTACGTTGCCCGCTCTTTCTCCTTGGTTCCCCACCGCGTCGATCGCACCAACAACTCCGCCCTCCTCCACGTTGCCGCCACTTTGACCCTCTCCGGCGGCCGCGCCCGCCACCTCCTAGGGGCCCACCGGCGAAGCCATCGCTACGTGGGTGGCCACTCCGTCTCATTCAACCTTGATGGGTACTACTCCAACACCACCGGCGAGCTTTGCATGGATGGTTCCGGCACCTACTCCGAGGAGGACGGCTCCCTCGAACACCTCCCGGACGTCGTCCTCCACCTCCGCGTCCCCAACCCGTCCAGCCTTTCGGATCCCTTCGTCACTGGCCGCGTCAAGGGCGCCGGCTTCGAGGCCATCTCCCTCGTCGCATTCGCCGAAGACGACAGTTACGAGTACGGCAAGAGCGCCTCCTGCTGGCCGTCGGAGCCATCTTCCCCCGCGAGAGGAGCTGTCCAGGCGCTAGGCGCCAAGTTTTCGTGCGCGCACCTCAAAGAGCAGCTCGTGAGCTCGTACAAGCTGCGGTACGGCGGCGGCGCACACGCGTCGAGCGCTTCCCCTCTGCTGCGGCTGCAGGAGCAGCGCATGCACGTCAGCCAGGTGCAGTGCACCGCGGGCGGCGCCGCGCGCGCGTACGTGGTGTTCTCCAACAACACGAAGATGCGGGGGGATCTGCAGCTACGCCCACGCTTCATGGTCAAGGAGGAGGCGGTCGTCGCCGAAGGGCGCTGGGATTCTACTAGGGGCATGCTCTGCCTCAGGGCGTGCCGGCTGGTGCACTTAGGGCCGACGTCCCTGGCGGTGCAGCCGCAGGAGTGCGACATCGGGATGAGCTTCTGGTTCCCGGGCGTCTGGACGATCCGGGACCGGAGCGTCGTTGCCGGCATGCTTTGGAACTCGAGCCAAGCGGCTGGCAGCAAGAATGCCATCAGTGCGATATCTGCGTCCAGCATCGATGTCAACAACCATAGAAGCAACTTCTCAGACGTGAAGTACAACTACGATTACACCATAGTTGAGAAGGCGAAGAACCATTATCACAACCTCAAGAAGAAGGTTAAGGGGTCGTTCCCGGCTGCTAACTATACTTACCAAGACTTCGAGTTTAGTTTCTTCACGAGCCTGGGGCATGGAGACGCGTACCCGGTTACGATCGGGCCAGTGATGGTCTACGGGGATCGGCTGGCGGCCGACGATTCCTTCTCCCGGCATGCCGTGGTTAACATGGATCGCGAGCTGCTGGACGTCAGCTACGACATACGAAATTATGTTCACCATGCGGGTTGGGTGCGTCCTAAGAACGAGTCGTACCCAATCAGCTTTGAATTACGCCAAATCACAGCAGAAGGTGTCTACGATCCTAAGACCGGCATCCTGTGCATGATCGGTTGCCAAGAGCTCAACGGCTCGACGGACTGCAAGATTTTGATCACTGTTCAGTTCGCCTCGATTGACGCGCATGCGCAGGACCGCGGAAGGGGAGTTATCAGCAGCCTGAGGGACAGGACAGACCCTCTCTTCTTCGAGAAGATGGACATCATGTTCTTCGGAATGTACAGCGAGCAGATGTCCGAGGCGATCTCGCGGATGGACCTGGAGAGCATCATGCTGGTGATCTCCACGACGCTGCCGTGCGTCTTCACGGTCCTGCAGATCCTCCACACCAAAAGGAACCCCGAGGCGTCCGCCGCCACGTCCATCACCATGCTCGTCGTCCTGGCCCTGGGGTACGTCTACCCTCTGGTGCTCAGTTCCGAGGCTCTGTTCGTGAGCAGGAGGAGGCACTACGTGCCATTCTGGAGTTACGTGCCGTACGAGCTGAGCCAGATGATGCTGAGGGCGCCCACGCTGATCTCCTTCGTGCTACAGCTGCGCCTCCTTCAGCTGGCCTGGTCCGGCCGGAACTCTGTCGCCGACCAGAGCAAGGCCGAAACGTCGTCGGCCGCCGAGAGGAGAGCGCTCTGGATATGCCTGCCATTGTACTTATTCGGCGGAGCACTGACCATCATCTTCCACGTGATAAACAACCGTGCCGCACGAGAGGACTCGCTCGCCGTTCGCATCGGTCCGGAGCCGGCGACGCTGTGGGAGGACCTCGTGTCGTCAGCAGGGCTGGCCCTGGACGGGTTCCTGCTCCCTCAGGTCGTCATGAACGTGTTCTCGGGCGCCGGGGTTCGAGCCATCTCGCCGTGGTTCTACGTCGGCTGCACCGTGGTACGCGCGATGCCTCATATCTACGACGTGATCAGGATCCAGGGCTACATGCCGAGCATGAAGCCGTCGTACGTGTACGCGGGCCCTCGCGACGACCGGTTCGGTGTCGCGTGGGACATCACTGTACCGTGCGTGACGGCGTTGCTGGCCGTGCTGTTGTTCCTGCAGCAGCGACGTGGTGGCCGCGGCGCCCTCTTGCTTCGCTCGCGGCGGCCAGGTGGATACGAGATGGTCTCTACCATTTAg